In one window of Bos taurus isolate L1 Dominette 01449 registration number 42190680 breed Hereford chromosome 15, ARS-UCD2.0, whole genome shotgun sequence DNA:
- the OR51T1 gene encoding olfactory receptor 51T1: protein MTNTIIVISFFRACPQPTMMIFNNTTSSPSTFLLTAFPGLELAHVWISIPVCCLYIIALLGNTMILFVIFVKQQLHKPMYYFLSMLSAADLCLTITTLPTVLGVLWFHAREISFKACLIQMFFVHAFSFLESSVLAIMAFDRFMAICNPLKYATVLKDMMIMVIGLFICVRQLIFIFPMLLALKTVSFQERKELSHPFCYHPDIIRDTYSNPWINSFLGLFLQLYMTGTDLMFILVSYVLIIRAVLSIVAPKKQKKALNTCVCHICAVTIFYVPMISLSFTHRLLSSTPRVICSILANVYLLLPPVVNPIIYSLKTRTIRQAMLQLLQTKGSWSRNVRGLRGSWD from the coding sequence ATGACAAATACTATTATTGTTATCTCTTTTTTCAGGGCATGTCCTCAACCCACCATGATGATTTTCAATAACACCACATCCTCCCCTTCAACCTTCCTCCTCACTGCATTCCCTGGGCTGGAACTCGCTCATGTCTGGATCTCCATCCCTGTCTGCTGTCTCTACATCATTGCTCTCTTGGGAAATACTATGATCCTGTTTGTCATCTTTGTTAAGCAGCAGCTCCACAAGCCCATGTACTATTTCCTCTCTATGCTGTCAGCTGCTGATTTGTGTCTGACCATCACGACCCTCCCCACTGTGCTTGGGGTTCTCTGGTTTCATGCCCGGGAAATCAGCTTTAAAGCTTGCCtcattcaaatgttctttgtACATGCTTTCTCCTTCCTGGAGTCCTCAGTGCTGGCAATTATGGCTTTTGACCGCTTCATGGCTATCTGTAACCCACTGAAATATGCCACTGTCCTCAAAGACATGATGATCATGGTGATCGGACTATTCATTTGCGTACGACAACTAATTTTCATCTTTCCCATGCTTCTAGCCTTGAAGACTGTATCTTTCCAGGAAAGAAAGGAGCTTTCCCATCCATTTTGTTACCACCCAGATATAATCAGAGATACATATTCCAACCCCTGGATCAACAGCTTTTTGGGCTTGTTTCTTCAGCTCTACATGACTGGTACTGACTTAATGTTCATTCTTGTCTCCTATGTCCTGATAATCCGTGCTGTCCTGAGCATCGTGGCCCCCAAGAAGCAAAAAAAAGCTCTCAACACTTGTGTGTGTCACATCTGTGCTGTCACTATTTTCTATGTGCCAATGATCAGCCTGTCCTTTACACATCGCCTCCTTAGCTCTACTCCGAGGGTGATCTGTAGTATTTTGGCCAATGTGTATTTGCTCTTACCACCTGTAGTGAACCCTATCATTTACAGCTTGAAGACCAGGACGATCCGCCAGGCTATGCTCCAGCTACTTCAAACTAAAGGTTCATGGAGCCGTAATGTGAGGGGTCTTAGAGGATCATGGGACTGA